From the genome of Cytophagales bacterium WSM2-2:
TGGCGCCAGCAGCAGAGGGCGGTAGTTACAACCAGGATATCCAGGGTTTCGGTTGGTATGTTTATACAATCACAGCTGAGGGTTACCTCAATGCTTTGGACAGTGTTCAGGTCGTTGACGAAAATACCATACCAGTAGTGAAAAATATACTCATGACTCCAATTGAAGTCGGTGTTACCGTGCGGTTGAAAAACATTTACTTTGACTTTGACAAGACCACACTAAAATCGGAGTCATTTGTAGAGCTAAACAAGGTGGTCGATTTCCTCAAACAGAACGCAAAAATCTCTGTCGAGATTGCCGGTCACACAGATAGTAAAGGGTCTGATACCTATAATCTGAATCTTTCGCAGGGTCGTTCTCAGGCTGTGGTGGATTACCTGGCAAGTCAGGGCATCGACAAATCACGCATGCAGGCCCACGGCTATGGAGAGAGCAAGCCGATCGATACGAATGATACGGAAGAAGGCCAGGCAAATAACAGACGCGTGGAGTTTACTGTCTTGAAGATTGGTCAGTAGGTTACTCTGGATTGTTGTTGCGCCTTAGTAGCAACAAAGATTCGCAATTTGCTCAGCTGATTGGACTACTTGCCTCCGGATTATCAAGGAGGTTGACTACCTCATCGTAATCTTTTTCAAAAATATAAAGCCGGACACCTGGAAAGATATCATTTCGGATAGGATAGAGGTTTACGAAATTTTCGTCCGTCAGAAAACACGGGAAGCCGTACGCATCCAACTTCGTTTTTGCCAGATTTGCCTCCACTGCGGTGTCATATGCTCTGAACACAATAATTTTCTCCTGCGATTCACTCATAAAAAATGCATTCTACACAGATATGCCAGTTTCAATTCTTGTAAAGTTACCATGTTTGTGTCAAAACAAACCTTTGTAATATGACAGCCAAGTTGAGTAATAAAATGTTTGCAATCCTTTTTACGACAGCTATTTTTCTGTTAATCATCTTAACAAGCCTGTAGGATTTATCCGTTTTTCCTTCCGGTTTTGATTTTGGTCATTGTCTCCCGTACAGCGATCGCAGGGAGTGATTGTTTGTTCTTTTGAAGGTAAGACTTCAAGTCTTCGCGATGCATTTTTACCATGCTTCGCAGCGTCCATGATACTGCTTTGGTGATGAGGATTTCGCGTTCACTTTTCAACGAGTCGATAAGTTGAAAAGTGAGTGATCGAAGTCTTTTGTCATCAGTGCGAGTAAGCGGTTTGCAAAGGAGGACGATCGAGGCCCTTCTTTTATTAATGTTTTTGCTTTTGTTCAGTTTCAGTAAAAGTTTTTTCCAGGAAGTCCAATTATCTAACAAATCGTCTGCCTTGAAGTGACCATAACACATGGTATCAACTTCAGCCCAGCCCTGAAGCGTATTTAGCCATTGGTCATAAATCTTAGGATCAAAGTCTATCATTAGTTTTTTTGAATAATCGAGCAGGATTCCGGCAGTCATTTTTTCTGTTGAAGATTTGCCTTTGACTAAAGATGAAGTAAACTGCAGGTACTCTTTCGGGGTGAATGACTTTGATCTGAACCACGTCCGGACCACTACCCTCAGTTTTGGCATGCTGATCGAATAGCGCGGATTTTTGTTGCCCAAATAACTGTCGAGGAAAGTATGTTTCGTGGCCTGGCCTGAATTTTTCTCTATTTCCGTGAGGAGTTCTTTGTGAAGGGATTGAATATTCATATGATCAAAATAATTCGTGTGTAGTACAAGGTTTGTCTTATTTTTGCAACGAAGTTAGACGTATAATCGGGCTTCATAGTTCTTTTTGGCTCCGTATTTCAATGGATAGAATTTCAGATTCCGATTCTGAAGATGCAGGTTCGATTCCTGCCGGGGCTACCAGAACGGGCAGGTCAGAATATATTGGCTTGCCCGTTTTATTTCCACCAAAGTGCTCCCAGCCATCTGTTCGCAAAACATTATTGCCTTCCTACTTGAAATTCTAGAGAATCTCATTTTAGTCAAACCTTAATCATCCTTAACGCAAATTCATTTTATCGTTCGACTCGAATGGTTTGTATTTCATCCGCGACAGCACGGATTTCACCACAAAGCTTGTCGTTTGTAATTTTGCCTTTAAGTTTTTTGTGCCACGCAAATTGTATGTTGGGTAACTTGCCATCGTCTACTTCTTCTAAGAAGTGAGAAGGTAAATTAATTGACTTGGCCTCATTTTTACTTAGCCTGATAATATGAGCGCTATCTGTATAGTCATAGTTTCGGTAGATGTTCAGACTGTCGGCTTCTTCGTACCATACTACGGTGTTCTTATCTTTATTTACTCTGTTGTCGGATGGAAATTTTTTCTGGAACTGATTCAGCGGTTTGATACTGGCATACCCTATTTGATAAAGCGTGCCTTTCTCTTTAATCGAAAACCATAAAGTGTCGTCAGGAATTTTCTCGTTCTCAAAGGATATCGTAAAACTTTCATACAGATCATAATCATTTCGGTTGGTGTATTTCATTTTCTCTCCGTTTGTATATATTTCTATATCGCGCCATGAAATACGAAATGGTTTACAAGAGACATTCAACCGGAAGCCTTGATGCGTGATATCAATTTTTACCCCAAAGCGTTTTGTTTGGCACACGTCATACAATGGTTCTGATGCTGTTGGCTCGTAAAAGCGTTTGCTCGGAGAAAATAGAATTTTAAAACACACCACCACCACCACCACAATTGCGATGGCAAGTATCTTGAACACTTTTCCCGCTGGATCAAATGCTTCTTGTACTCTGTATTTTTGATAAAATAGAATGCCTATAATTCCAAGAACAGTTCCGATTGGAAAAATAAGCAGGTGGAGAATGCTGGTGATCAAAATAACAACCGGTGCCCATTTTTTATTTTTCAACAGCCCAATACATCCGACTATGGATGGAATAGCGACAATAACATATACACAAGCCAGAATCCCGGAAACTATGGTGGCAAGGCCCAATGCCACTTCTCCCAGAAAAGAAAAAACTCCTCCTATAACATTCAGGCCGAATACCATCACATCTAAAACGGTATTTGTTGTTGACAAGGGTTCTGGTGCTTTATACGACATCACCTGGATGTAGAGAAAAAGAAACACACCAACGAACAGAAGAAATATTGCACACACAGCAATCAAGTAGCGCACAGCGAATTTTCTTTTTCGCTTTTGCCATTGATCTGTCGGGTTACCTTCCTTATTGTTATTCATAAATAAATTTATTCCTAAATCATTTGAAGTAAATCAAGAATGTTCAAGAATCACTTTTGCCCAAAATATAGCAATATCTGCACGTAGGGAATGCCAATCGAGTATATGCCCCTTTTTACTTATTAAAATCAACTGATTAAGTAATTTGTCTTTTTTAAGCTACTGTCAGGCTCTTAACTGTAGATATTCAAACACTTATTCACGCCTGTCACTTAGTCTACTAACTTATTTATAACTTTAAGTGAAGTTCTCCCCCTTTGACTTTTGACGCTCCAATTTGTAGTTATGGATTCCCAGCTTTTGGTTTCTAATGTCCTAAAACATATCTCATTAAATTCGGAAGAAAAGGAGCTCTTTATTTCCCTTTTAAAACTCAAGTCCTTGAAGGCCGGTGAGTTCCTGGTTCGCGAAGGAGATATTTGCAAACATGAATCTTTTGTAACCCGAGGATGTCTCAAATCCTATTATGAAGATGATGATGGCGTTGAGCATATCCTGGATTTTTTAATTGAAGAATGGTGGGCCGATGACCTTTACAGTTTCTTTACACAAACACCATCGAAGTCTAACGTCAAAGCAATTGAGGACTCGGAGGTCCTGCAGATCAGCAAAACTGACTTAGAGAAACTTTACCAGCAAGTCCCAAAATTCGAGAGATTTTTCAGGCTGCTTTTCCAAAATGCGTATATCACTCAACGCGATCAAATCAACCAGATTCTGTCCGCCCCTGCTGAAGAGCGATATATTCAATTTTTGAAACGGAAGCCCTACGCCCTGAAACGGTTTCCTCAGAAAGACATCGCTTCTTACCTGGGTGTTACTCCCCAATTCTTCAGTACTTTGAAGAAAAAGCACGGGAGTTAATGTAGATTAACTTTCTTCTCCGCCAGCCTCCCTTTTTTTGTCTGCAGAACAATTGACTCCGAAAAGTCCGGAAGTTTTAATTGACAAATCGCGCAGACTAAATTTTAAACTCAAGACCCATGAAAAAAATAGCAGGACTCGTACTGGTCGTTTTCTTTTCGACCGGATTGGCTTCTATCGACAACGGAAATGAAAAAAACACAAAAATGAAAGTACAACAAGCAGAGAAAATTTCGGCTCAATTATTTGAGGCTATCGAAAAAAATAACCTTATCGTGCCTGGCAAAACTGAAAAGCAGATTGTTGACGAGATCACTAAACTGGCTTTCGAAAAATTTGGAATTGAAAAGCATTGGCATAAGAAGATTGTCAGGAGTGGCAGAAATACAACGGCTATTTATAATGACAATCCTCCTGATGTTGCGATACAGAAAGATGATATTGTGATTGTTGACTTTGGGATAATTGCGGATGGCTGGGAATCGGATTATGCAAGGACGTATGTGCTCGGTAGCGATGCAAAAAAAATAAAACTGAAAAAGGATGTCGAAAAAGCGTGGTATGAAACCCAGGCTTGGTACCGAAAGCAAACGAAATTAACGGGGTCAGATTTTTTTAAATACCTGGTCAACAAGGCAAAAGAATACGGCTATACCTATGGAGGAGAAATTGGCGGTCACATTGTCGGGGAATTTCCACATGAACAGCCTGCGAATCCCAAGAGCTTTGACCTGGATGTTCATCCGGATAACCACAACGATCTATTTTCGCGCGATGCCAACGGAAACGAAAGACATTGGATATTAGAAATGCATTTTGTGGATAAGGAGAATAATATTGGCGCCTACATGGAGCAGCTTCTTTAGGCGCAATTAAACTATCTGCGTTTCTTCTTCATCAGTGTGCTCGTGCTTCTGCCCTTGTTCTTCTCGGCTGTTTTCAAATCGATGAGGTAAGACAGGCTGATACAAAAGACTTTCATCCGGGCTTTCAGATCGCCATGATAGTCGTTGATGCCTTGAAAAGTTTCCATTCCGTCTCTTGCCATAAATGAATGCCCGATTTCATAGCGGAAATTCACATGAACACGCTGGTAGCCGAGTGGCTCGAAAATGAAACCGGCAGCCAGGTTGATCCCCAGTTGAAGACGGTTGGCATCCGGAACATATACCGTGGAAGGATCCGGATTGTCTCCGGCTTGCTGAAAGGAGAATTTGTAGTCCAGCACAGACGAGCCATCTTCCCATTGTTGCAAAGTGTACAACGATCCTTTCCCGTTAAGCCAGTAACTCAGGTTGGGTCCGATTCCTCCGTACCACTTTAGAACTTTGTCATTGCCTACAGTCATTTTAAACTCCCGGGTAAACAGGATCGGCATATCAATGGAATGATAAATCTCTTTGTGCATCAGGTTGGGGGCCGCGTTCGAGCTCAGATTTTCTCCTTTACGCATGTAGACCACTGCCGTATGCATGAAAAAATTCTTGCGAACCTGGAATGATAGCCCTCCCCCAAAAAAGTAGGTTGGAACAGGAGCCTGCTTGTAGAAATCACGACTTGCTTTCTCCTGGAAAGACACCCATGACACCCCCGCACCAGCGATCGGCCCAACAAAAATTTGAATGGGCGTTTTGGTTGGAGATGTTCTCGTTTGCTGAGTCTTAGTTTGGGCTAAGGATGGTGTAAAAATGGGAAAAAGAAGGACCGCAAATAGAGAAAGAATGATCTTTCGGGGTATATCCATTTGGAAGTAAAGCTATTAAATAATTCATGCTCAGGCGAATAATTAAGGCGTTTGTCGCCCGACGGGAAGGTCAGTGGCGAATTACTTCGACCAAACACCCTTTTGCCACGACCAGTAAAGGCACGGTTTTGGGGCTAAAAAGGCTAAACCTTTAAAAAATGCGTAAATTGCTTTGTAGTTGGATACATAAAAATTAAGCTTTGGGTCGTCAGAGAGCTGTTTCTGTTTTTTTCACCCTGCTTATCCTTTGCGGAATACGAGTATCGGCTCAGAACTATTCAGTGTATAATAGTTTTTACCTGAACCCCTACTTGTACAATCCCGCGGAAGCAGCCACTGACTATGCCTATGTTTTTGCAAATTATCGCAAACAGTGGCTTAACCTGGAAGGCGCCCCGACCGTAGCCACACTCAACTATAATACCTTAATTGACAATTCACGTGCAGGCATTGGCCTGAAATTATCATCCTATTCCCGTGGCCTTCTGAATACGAGCGAAGCGGTAGTTACTTATGCTCATGGCGTTGTACTCAACCCGGAAAACATATTGTATTTCGGTATTTCGGGTGGCGGTAGTTCAAGCATGATTGACATCAATAAAGCGTCTGATCCTAACGACCCGGCTTTGGCCAACTATCCTAGTGGATTTCGGCCTTCCGCCAACTTTGGAATACGACTGGCATCGCAATCAGGGATTACACTTGGCGCTGCCTTGCCGCAATTGTTCGGTTCGGTGTATTCGCTGGAGCAGCCGTCAAAGACAGGCCTGGTACCTTTTGACAATATGATCTTTACATTTTCATTTAAGAGAAAATTAGAGAGTCGTATCGTCACCCGAAGTTCACGTGGTGTAAGCACTCGAAAAAAATCAGCCGGAGGAAATGCCCCGCTGGAATTGTATGCACTCTATCGCTACGCAGCAGCTGGTAACAACCAATTCGAAGCAGTGGCCAAATTCAATCTCTCAAGTAACTTTTGGCTTGGAGCAGGTTATCGGCAACAGTACGGACTTATTGGAAGTGTGGGAGTTCAGGTTGACCGCTTTATTTTTGCTTATAGCTATGAACCTGGTACACAACCGGTCAATGGTTTCTCTGCAGGAAGTCATGAAGTACAATTGGGACTTCGCATCGGAGGTGAAAAGAAGTTCAAGATCAAGGCCCCTGTTTTCAGGTCCACGCTGGGCACCGAAGTTGTGCGCCATAACCCACGCTACCACGAAAAGACAGTAGATGATGAGGAGGCCTTGCGTGATGAAGACAAGAAACGCTACTATGTCTACGTAAAAACGTTCACCGAATTTGATAAGGCCGAAGATTTCAAGAAAAAACTCATTGCCCAGAAGTACAATGGGCAGATTTACTTCTACCCTAAAAATAAACAATATTACGTGTATACATTCGAAACCACCAAGATCTCAGAAGCGAATGAAGAGATGAAAAATCTGAAATCTTACACGAAACTGAAAGAGGCCAAAGTGTTAACGGTTATCGATAAATAGATTGTTACATATGCGTGTCGAAATTGATTTATAGACGTTAAGAATTCATCAATGGTAAGAATCGCCCTGATTGCCCTGTTTGTAGTAATGGCTTTGGTTTCCGAGGCACAGCTTGTTATTCATTCCGTGGATAAGACTTTTGCTGCCGCCAATGAACTGGTCTCCATCAAAGGATCTGGATTTGGCTCAACAGCAGCTAATCTTGTTGTTTATTTTGGAGGAGCAAAAGGCACTATCAGTTCGGTGTCGGATCAATTGCTGGAAGTCCTTACACCTTTTGGTACTTCTTTTGAAAGAATCACTGTATTTAATAAAACTACCGGCTTGGGAGCTGCTTCACCACAGCCTTTTTTTCTGAACTATGGAGGCACGCATGGCATCAGTAACTCAAATCTGAAACCGCAAGTAGACTTTTTTGCGAACAGTGGATTATACGATCATTGTCTCTGCGATTTTGACGGTGATTCCAGACTGGATGTGGCAACAGCTAATTCGACATCAAACGTGATCTCGCTTTTAAGGAACTCCAGCACCCCGGGCAGTTTAAGTTTCATTAAAACGGACGTGACGGTTACAACAACCGGAACCATCCACACACGTTGTGGCGATATCAATGGAGATGGTTTATCTGACTTGCTTGTTTCCGAATTCAATGGAAGCAAACTTTTCCTTTTTAGAAATACTGGCGGATTTTCATTCAACATTACCACGCTTACATTTGCTGGCAGAAAATTAAAACGGCCGGAGATCGCAGACCTTGACGGAGATGGAAAACCTGAAGTGATTATTACCGATCAGGGCGCGGGGGATATTATCGTCCTGCCCAATATCAGCACCACTTCTACGATATCATTTGGTCCTACTAAAATCATTCCCGTTCCTGGATTCGCATCTACCGATGGAATTTCTGTAATTGACTTGAACGGGGATGAATTAGCAGACATCGTCATCGATCAATTTCAGCAGGGGTCAGGTAATATTGTCGTCATTAAGAATTCCAGCACTCCAGGCAATATCAACTTAAGCAATCAAGTAACCTTGACCGTACCTGGTACAATGGTGAATGTAAAATTAGGAGATATAGACGGTGACGGCTTGCCAGATATAGTAGCTTCCATATTGATTGGTAGTAACGGTATTAATGTTCTTCGGAATAAGAGTGCATCTGATATTCAATTTGGTACTCCTGAGCCCATTGCTATTTCATCTCATCTATGGGGTGTTGATTTGGGTGACCTGGATGGTGACGGGAAACTTGATATTGTGCTTGCCTCCGTGACTGATCCTACGCTCACCATTTTGAATAATAACAGCACTATCGGAAACATAGCGTTCACCATCTCCAACATTGCAACGACCTACGTTAACCGGGAAGTGAGAATCGCAGACATGGACAATGATGGGAAACCGGATATTACCTTTACGAGCGTTGATTTCCTTGGTAATATTTCTTCAAAGGTTTCCATCATTCGAAACGCTTCGTGTATGACTCCAGCCGTAACACCTGGAGGACCATTAACGATATGCGCAGGTTTCCCTTTACGATTGAATGCCAGCGTAGGAGGTGGGATCACGTATCAATGGTTCAACAATGCCGTATCCATTCCCGGAGCCACCAGCTCTTTTTTTGATGTTACTGTAGGAGGAAATTACACCGTGGTTGCTACTGCAGAAGGCGGTTCATGTGTGAAAACTTCAAACGCAGTAAACGTGACTGTGAATGTGGGGCCAGGACTTGGTACTGCTGCACCGACTAACAACGGGCCGGTATGTTTAAAAGGCACCTTGCAACTCAACGTTGCTGATGTCGGGGCTACTCAATATAAATGGCGCGGACCGGAAGGTTATACAGGAACCGGTGTTTCACCTGCGTCAGTTGCTAATTTTACATATGACAATGCGGGGCGGTATTTTCTTGATGTCTATAGTGGTACTTGCATCGTTCAACAAGCTTCCACTGTAGTTGATGCGGTGGCATTTCCCAGTTTTCGTGTTGCTACTGCCAGTACCGGCTTGCTCTGCCAGGGGCAGAATGCAGCACTCACATTGGTGCCAAGTGCTTCGAACGTTACCTACCAGTGGTTTGAAAAAACGAATGGAGCTATCAGCGGACAAACGAGTTCGTCATTTACTGCATCTGCCTCCGGAAATTATTTTGGGAAAGTAACGAGTACACTTTACCCGGCTTGTCAACCTTCGGTTTCCGATACAGTTAGTATTAAAGTACTGAACTTACCGGTGCCCGACTTTGTATTGCCATCACCTTCGTGTGCGGGACAATCACTTACATTCGCAGATCAGTCTACTTCTGATTCACAAGCTACAGTATTGCGGTCATGGACATTTGGTGACAGTGGAACTGCAACAGATGTAAATCCTACACACACTTATGTTGCGGCAAACAGTTACCCCGTGAAGTTGACCTTGTCATACACCGGGGGAATATGTTCTCAATCGGTTACAAAACCACTTTCTGTTCAGGTTGCACCTCCGCTATCAATTACTGCTCAGGGCAGCGTATTTGCGGTATGTGATGGAGCTTCGATCACGTTGACAGCGTCTGCTGGTTTCAGTTCTTATGCCTGGAGCAATTCAGCTACCGGGCAATCAATTACAGTGACGTCAGCAGACACTTACACGGTTACTGCCACGGCTGCGAACAGTTGTGTGATCAAGGCTGCACAGGTAGTGACACAATTGCCTACGCCAGTCATTACTATTTCTGCTGATCCAACTTTAGTTGATGAAGGGAAGCCTGTGCAGTTGTCCGCTTCAGGACTTGCAAACTACGCTTGGAGTCCAGGCAAAACGTTGACAGATTCAACGAGCGCCAATACGGTAGCATACCCTGTAGTAACAACAACTTATGTTGTCAAAGGAAAGGCTGCGAACGGGTGTAGCGGAGAGGATTCGGTAACTGTTAATGTGAAGGGTGAGAACCTGGTAAATAAATTAAAGCCCACAAATTTCTTTTCGCCGGGTAATGGCGACAACATTAATGAAAAATGGGAAGTAGAGAACATCGATACATTTCCACAGTGTGCGATCTCTATTTTCGATGAGAAAGGACTCAAAGTATACGAGGCAAAACCCTATACCAATGCCTCCGGATGGGATGGTTCTTACAATGGAAAACTGCTACCAATCGGGGTCTATTATTACATCATCAAATGCGATGGTGACACCAAGGCAAAAACGGGCAGTATCACGATTGTACGCTAATTTCAATAAGCCATTTATCCCTCATTAGGTCGATTCAGCGACATAGCTAAGGACTTGGCGTTACCTTAGGCTACAGGCAGAAATTCATTACAAAAAGGTTAGCCAAATCCATTGATTAGTAAGTAACTGAGGGGTCAATCAGACAGTAATAGTTTAGTAACTTTACATTAGTGACTTATATATTACATGGTCTGGGCCTCAAAGGATTACAACTTAACGCGCATGAAAAAGATAGTTGGATTTGTAGGGCTGTTGGTCTTAATCTCCTCCCTGGCCTTTAGCCAGGAGAGCAACTGTACGGATGGCATCGATAATGACGGTGATGGATTTATCGATTGTTATGATAGCGAATGTGCAGCGAACGCTGCCTGCAAAGGCGGTTATGTAGGTAATGACGCCAACTGCGAAGCAAAACCATCCACATTCCCCAAGTTTTCGATGGCCCTCGATTGGGGTTCACCCAACCAGGTAACAGATCACCTGACCAGGATTACCATCGGAGACCTTGATCGCGATGGAGTGCCCGAAGTAATAACGCTGAATAGTGTTACCGATAAGATCTACATCCTTGATGGCAAAACGGGAGCCATTGAAAAATCCCTGACACCAGGTTACGATGTGCAGCGCGAAATGGTCATCGGCAATCTTAACAACGATAATTGTGCTGAACTTTTTACCTACGGGATCATCAGCAATGAACATTATATCATTTCTTACGACTGTAACTTCACTGAATTGTGGAGGACCAAGATTCGAGGTAACGTGGGAGGTACAGCCGGAGACCCCGTTCATTTTGGTATCGCTGATTTTGACGGAGATGGAAAAGTAGAATTATATGCTAAAGACATGATCCTGGATGCACATACCGGAACGATCATTGTTGACAGCACTACAGATTGGACATATCTTAATGGAGGACCTGTTGCCGTTGATGTTTTGGGAACAGGTAATCTCCAATTAGTAATTGGTTGCAGCATTTACACAGTAAGCCTCGGGACACGAGCTGCAGGAGCAGGCAGCATTACACTAGCTAAAAGCCGGAGTGAATATAAAACCCGCACCAACCCTTCAAAAATAAACTACCACACGACCAGTGTTGCTGATTATAATTTGGATGGATTCATTGACGTCCTCGCCACCGGATCATATCAAACCTCAGATAACAGTACGGCTTTCTTCTGGGATGTACATAACGATGTACTCACAGTTTATAATGATTACATCGCTGGGAACATCACCATCAATGGTTGCTCGGGTTCAACCGGAGCCTACTATGCCAAAGGGTGGCAGTCTGGAATGGGGCGCATTAATATCGGTGACCTGGATGGTGACGGAAAATTGAATGCATCTTACGTATCTGGAAAATTCCTATATGCATTGGACGACAAATTCAAACTCTTGTGGCGTAAAGACGTAAAGGAAGAAACTTCAGGTTATACCGGTTGTACATTGTTTGACTTCAACGGTGATGGAAAATCAGAAGTGGTTTATCGTGATGAAAAATATTTGTACATCATCAACGGAACGGATGGCACGACTTATACTCAACAAACGTGTGTTTCGCGAACGAACAGGGAATACCCGATCGTTGCCGATGTGGATGCAGATGGAGCAACCGAGTTGTGTGTTACTTGCGGTTTTGATGATGTTTTAGCACAGACCAATTTTTGTAACAATACTTATTATCAAAATGGACACGTGCGGATATTTCGTTCTGCAGCTGAGCCGTGGGTGCCTGCACGCAAACTCTGGAATCAGCACGGGTATTTCAATGTCAACATCAATGATGACCTGACTATTCCCCTTCATCAGCAAAATTCAGCGGCTGTATTTTCTACAGGGAATTGTACTACGGGGCCTAACCGTCCTTTGAATTCATTCCTTAACCAGGCGCCCTTTATCAACTCGGCTGGTTGTCCCATTTATGCTTCACCAGATCTTAGTTATGTAACAGGCTCCTTGAAAATAAATCCGCCTACATGTCCTGACCAGAACTTCACGGCATCATTTCAAATCACTAACAAAGGGGATGTTCCGGTGACAGCCACATTGCCTATTACATTTTACAGCGGTGATCCTATGGCCGTAGGTGCAGTAAAACTAAACACCTACAACGTTAACCTTACTAACTTTATGCCGGGTGATACCTATACGGCTAACAATGTTACAATTAACGGCCCGGGAACAAATTTCACGCTTTACGGTGTAGTCAATGATGCGGGTACAACCGTGCCGACACCGATCAAACTGCCGAATACAAACATTATTGAATGTAATTACAACAACACCTTCTCAATGTCAGTGAAGCCATTGCCCTTCGCCCTGATGGCCGAAAAACTTGCCGACAACAGGCAATGCGGAGGCGTGCCTTCGCCTAACAATGGTGCTGTGGCAGCTTACCAGCTGGTAAGTGGTGTGAAGGTGACTGCACCGTACACATTCAACTGGTATAACTCCGGGAAACCAATCAGTGGAGCACCAGCTTTTGTGGGAGCAATCTACACGGGCGTTCCGGCCGGCACATATACGGTCTATGCACAATCATTGACTTATGGTTGTGGATCGGATACCATCAGTGTTGTCGTTCCGTTGGTCAACAACACGCCACCAAATATTCAGATCGTTCAAAATAAGAAAGCAACCAATTGCCAAAACCCGAATGCGGAATTGGAGGCTACCGTTAACAATGGTGTAAATCCTACAGACTTCACGTTTGCATGGTACGAGGGTAACACCATATTTTCTTCCCCGGTGATTGGCGTAAGTCCCATTGCTTCGAATCTAAAAGGAAACACGGCATACACGGTGCTGGTAACGCAGGTTTCTACAGGTTGCCAGAATACAAGTTCATTTACCGTTCCTGACAACGCAGCTCTTGTTGTTGTCAATGCGACAGCGACAAGTGTAACGTGTTCGAACGCTCAGGCGAGTGTGTCAGCAGATGTGGGGGGGAATACTTCGAACTATACTTTCAAGTGGTACAATGGCTCTGCGGTTAAACCCGTGGCCGATTTTACCGGACCGGTTTATAATAATGTTCCTCAAGGCTCGTACACCGTGGTAGCCACGGACAACAACTCCAGTTGTTCAAGCAGTCCACCTACCACAATTTCAGTAACGCAAACGGCACCCATCTCCGTCACTGCAGTGAAGTTAGCT
Proteins encoded in this window:
- a CDS encoding cAMP-binding protein produces the protein MDSQLLVSNVLKHISLNSEEKELFISLLKLKSLKAGEFLVREGDICKHESFVTRGCLKSYYEDDDGVEHILDFLIEEWWADDLYSFFTQTPSKSNVKAIEDSEVLQISKTDLEKLYQQVPKFERFFRLLFQNAYITQRDQINQILSAPAEERYIQFLKRKPYALKRFPQKDIASYLGVTPQFFSTLKKKHGS
- a CDS encoding aminopeptidase; its protein translation is MKKIAGLVLVVFFSTGLASIDNGNEKNTKMKVQQAEKISAQLFEAIEKNNLIVPGKTEKQIVDEITKLAFEKFGIEKHWHKKIVRSGRNTTAIYNDNPPDVAIQKDDIVIVDFGIIADGWESDYARTYVLGSDAKKIKLKKDVEKAWYETQAWYRKQTKLTGSDFFKYLVNKAKEYGYTYGGEIGGHIVGEFPHEQPANPKSFDLDVHPDNHNDLFSRDANGNERHWILEMHFVDKENNIGAYMEQLL